Proteins found in one Tsukamurella paurometabola DSM 20162 genomic segment:
- a CDS encoding LLM class flavin-dependent oxidoreductase: MAIASLAFLTPGNYLDHDPSAGLEDTLRLIEFGERSGYRGAWVRQRHLEHGISSAAVFLAAASQRTSTIELGTAVIPIGYENPFRLAEDLSLADALSGGRIQAGFSTGMPHAELLADIVFDGDWRGYELGHARVARTVEHLRGAYLGGPDTRIESPGNVQRPRLQPHTPGLAERAWYGGTSLASVRWTGETGLHLLTGNIVSAAGIDSDDFGTVQRRLIDEYRAAGGSGRRVAVGRVIVPTDGADRATARRYRDYARSRYDRTLRAHGDKRTLFAEDLVGPVAEIAERLADDPALGGVTELRLELPYEFDVRDYEQILTDALSLVPRIAVA, from the coding sequence ATGGCGATCGCATCGCTGGCCTTCCTCACCCCGGGCAATTACCTCGACCACGATCCGTCGGCAGGACTCGAGGACACCCTGCGACTGATCGAATTCGGTGAACGATCGGGCTATCGCGGCGCGTGGGTCCGGCAGCGGCACCTCGAACACGGCATCTCGTCGGCGGCGGTTTTCCTGGCGGCCGCGTCGCAGCGCACCTCGACCATCGAGCTCGGCACGGCCGTGATCCCGATCGGCTACGAGAACCCGTTCCGGCTGGCCGAGGACCTCTCCCTCGCCGATGCGCTGTCAGGCGGCCGGATACAGGCGGGCTTCTCCACGGGTATGCCGCACGCCGAGTTGTTGGCCGACATCGTCTTCGACGGTGACTGGCGCGGCTACGAGCTGGGGCACGCGCGGGTGGCGCGCACCGTCGAGCATCTCCGCGGTGCCTACCTCGGAGGTCCCGACACCCGAATCGAATCGCCCGGCAACGTTCAGCGGCCGCGGCTGCAGCCGCACACACCGGGCCTGGCCGAACGAGCCTGGTACGGCGGGACCAGTCTCGCGTCGGTGCGGTGGACCGGTGAGACAGGACTGCACCTGCTGACCGGGAACATCGTCTCCGCAGCAGGAATCGACTCCGACGACTTCGGGACGGTGCAACGCCGACTCATCGACGAGTACCGTGCCGCGGGCGGGTCGGGGCGCCGCGTGGCCGTCGGCCGGGTGATCGTTCCGACCGACGGTGCCGACCGGGCCACAGCGCGGCGCTACCGGGACTACGCGCGCTCGCGCTACGACCGCACGCTCAGGGCCCACGGCGACAAGCGCACCCTGTTCGCGGAGGACCTGGTAGGTCCGGTCGCGGAGATCGCGGAACGCCTCGCGGACGATCCCGCCCTCGGCGGTGTCACCGAGCTCCGACTGGAGTTGCCGTACGAGTTCGACGTCCGCGATTACGAACAGATCCTCACCGACGCACTGTCATTGGTACCGCGGATCGCTGTGGCCTAG
- a CDS encoding transporter substrate-binding domain-containing protein, producing the protein MRRRARFTRLLSALAATVAAAALVSACSAGSTDSGASSSAYPIPTQDVVSSIAVDPAARALLPAGTTEVTLGLTRQPGVNNLPHGGEVPDGNPVGLDVDLRNAVAKALGISWKQEIGTFSTIIPGVQNGRYQVGQGNFGVTRPRLDVVDFATYLHDGQAFVGSANSGLTEVTTLEDLCGKKIVTGSGTTFQQILEKGAQQCAAKGKPAYAVQYLDEQGAIILSLQNNRVDAYFGPTLSLRYLVDKVPGTRFLGEYSTSVVGFVTAKGSPLAPAITQAVNTLIARGEYGRLFDKWKVPAAAVAKSEVNPAPAF; encoded by the coding sequence ATGCGCAGGCGCGCCCGGTTCACCCGTCTCCTCTCGGCGCTCGCCGCCACCGTCGCCGCGGCGGCCCTTGTGAGCGCGTGCAGCGCAGGCTCCACCGACTCCGGTGCGAGCAGTTCCGCGTATCCGATTCCGACGCAAGACGTGGTGTCGTCGATCGCCGTCGACCCCGCGGCCCGAGCTCTGCTACCGGCCGGCACCACGGAGGTCACGCTCGGGCTCACCCGCCAGCCGGGGGTGAACAATCTACCGCACGGCGGAGAGGTACCCGATGGCAATCCGGTAGGACTCGACGTGGACCTGCGCAATGCCGTGGCCAAGGCGCTCGGCATCTCCTGGAAGCAGGAGATCGGCACGTTCTCGACCATCATCCCGGGCGTGCAGAACGGGCGGTATCAGGTGGGACAGGGCAATTTCGGCGTCACCAGACCGCGACTCGACGTGGTGGACTTCGCCACGTACCTGCACGACGGGCAAGCCTTCGTCGGCTCCGCCAACTCCGGCCTCACGGAGGTCACGACACTCGAGGATCTCTGCGGAAAGAAGATCGTGACCGGCTCCGGCACCACCTTCCAGCAGATCCTGGAGAAGGGCGCGCAGCAATGCGCGGCGAAGGGCAAGCCGGCGTACGCGGTGCAGTATCTGGACGAGCAGGGTGCCATCATCCTGAGCCTGCAGAACAATCGGGTCGACGCCTACTTCGGTCCCACTCTGTCGCTGCGGTACCTGGTCGACAAGGTGCCGGGCACGAGGTTTCTCGGCGAGTACTCCACGTCGGTGGTCGGCTTCGTCACGGCGAAGGGGTCACCCCTCGCACCGGCCATCACACAGGCCGTGAACACTCTCATCGCACGCGGCGAATACGGGCGGCTGTTCGACAAGTGGAAGGTACCGGCGGCGGCCGTCGCCAAGTCCGAGGTCAACCCCGCACCGGCGTTCTGA
- a CDS encoding amino acid ABC transporter ATP-binding protein, producing MSAIEIRGLTKSFGAREVLRGIDLDVQAGEVAIILGPSGSGKSTLLRCINHLERPDSGVVRVGGDLIGYREAGRRGDVTVLRELHPRDVARQRGRIGMVFQQFNLFPHFTVLQNLTEGPVAAGIPADEAADHGRELLHRVGLTGREDTYPAHLSGGQQQRVAIARTLAMRPDVVLFGEPTSALDPELVGEVLAVIRDLAATGMTMVVVTHEIGFARDVADTVIFMDDGQIVESGTPETIFGEAEHDRTREFLAAVR from the coding sequence ATGAGCGCCATCGAGATCCGCGGACTCACCAAGTCCTTCGGCGCACGCGAGGTGCTCCGCGGCATCGATCTCGACGTGCAGGCCGGCGAGGTCGCGATCATTCTCGGCCCGTCGGGGTCAGGCAAATCAACTCTGCTGCGCTGCATCAACCACCTGGAGCGACCCGATTCCGGCGTCGTCCGAGTGGGCGGTGATCTGATCGGTTACCGGGAAGCGGGCCGCCGCGGCGATGTCACAGTGCTGCGGGAACTGCACCCCCGCGACGTGGCGCGTCAGCGAGGACGCATCGGTATGGTGTTCCAGCAGTTCAATCTGTTTCCGCACTTCACGGTCTTGCAGAATCTGACCGAGGGACCGGTCGCCGCCGGGATCCCCGCTGACGAGGCCGCCGATCACGGCCGCGAGCTGCTGCACCGAGTCGGCCTGACCGGGCGGGAGGACACCTACCCCGCGCACCTGTCCGGCGGTCAGCAGCAGCGCGTCGCGATCGCTCGCACTCTCGCCATGCGACCCGACGTCGTGCTGTTCGGCGAGCCCACCTCGGCGCTCGATCCCGAACTCGTGGGCGAGGTGCTCGCCGTGATCCGCGATCTCGCCGCAACCGGGATGACGATGGTGGTGGTGACGCACGAAATCGGCTTCGCCCGCGACGTCGCCGACACCGTGATCTTCATGGACGACGGACAGATCGTCGAATCCGGCACCCCTGAAACGATCTTCGGTGAAGCCGAGCACGACCGCACCCGCGAGTTCCTCGCAGCGGTGCGCTGA
- a CDS encoding amino acid ABC transporter permease, whose product MATTILPPPSPALDAAPTQVRLVGRRRPGRWVTTAAVAVVAAMLVHTLITNERFEWPTVAHYFTQESILEGLGLTLWLTAVTFTAGFVLGIGLAAMRLWGGPLLQSVSFGFVWIVRSVPPLVLLLFWFQLASLYPQLSLGIPFGPEFVTFNTTHLIAPLVAAFIALTLDVAAFAAEIVRGGLVSVDPGQTEAARSLGLNPRRIFRRIVLPQAMPAIIPSSGNLLIGLLKSTSLVSVIAVTDLLYSVQLIYNQNFKVMPLLLVATIWYIVITSVLAIGQYFVERRFQRGRRDARPFREILRDAARLRPHLPAIGARA is encoded by the coding sequence ATGGCCACAACGATCCTCCCGCCGCCGAGTCCGGCACTCGACGCGGCACCGACGCAGGTCCGGCTGGTGGGCCGCCGACGCCCGGGCCGGTGGGTCACCACCGCCGCCGTCGCCGTCGTCGCGGCGATGCTCGTGCACACCCTGATCACCAACGAGCGTTTCGAATGGCCAACGGTGGCACACTATTTCACACAGGAGTCCATCCTCGAGGGACTCGGACTCACGCTGTGGCTGACAGCCGTCACGTTCACGGCCGGTTTCGTCCTCGGAATCGGCCTGGCGGCGATGCGGTTGTGGGGCGGGCCCCTGCTGCAGTCGGTGTCGTTCGGGTTCGTGTGGATCGTCCGCTCGGTACCCCCGCTCGTGCTCCTGCTCTTCTGGTTCCAGCTCGCCTCGCTCTACCCGCAACTGTCACTGGGCATTCCGTTCGGACCGGAGTTCGTCACGTTCAACACCACGCACCTGATCGCACCGCTGGTGGCGGCATTCATCGCGCTCACCCTGGACGTAGCCGCGTTCGCCGCCGAGATCGTCCGCGGCGGGCTGGTTTCCGTCGATCCCGGACAGACCGAGGCGGCACGCTCTCTCGGCCTGAATCCGCGGCGCATCTTCCGACGGATCGTGCTCCCCCAGGCGATGCCCGCGATCATCCCCTCGTCCGGGAACCTCCTGATCGGTTTGCTCAAGTCGACGTCCTTGGTGAGCGTCATCGCGGTGACCGATCTGCTGTACTCGGTACAGCTGATCTACAACCAGAACTTCAAGGTGATGCCGCTGCTCCTGGTCGCGACCATCTGGTACATCGTGATCACCTCAGTCCTCGCCATCGGCCAGTACTTCGTCGAGCGCCGGTTCCAGCGCGGGCGTCGCGACGCCCGGCCGTTCCGGGAGATCCTCCGGGATGCGGCCCGGCTCCGTCCACACCTTCCCGCGATCGGGGCGCGCGCATGA
- a CDS encoding response regulator transcription factor translates to MTDTRPSEAEVTVVVADDQATVRDALAAMLDLSPGVTVVGTAADGIEAVDLVLSLRPAVLLTDLRMPNLDGVGATERVVAAAPATAVILLTTYDDEESILRGLHAGARGYLTKNAGRAEIAAAISAAAAGQSVLDPAVQQRLLASITATPAPAQAAGTPPVDLTPRETEVLQLIAEGLANRDIAARLFVSESTVKTHINNLFAKAHLRDRAHAVRYAFDTGIAASRQGD, encoded by the coding sequence ATGACCGATACACGACCGTCGGAAGCCGAGGTCACGGTGGTGGTCGCCGACGATCAGGCGACCGTCCGCGACGCGCTGGCCGCCATGCTCGACCTCAGCCCCGGCGTCACCGTGGTGGGGACAGCAGCGGACGGCATCGAGGCGGTCGATCTCGTCCTGTCCCTGCGGCCCGCCGTGCTCCTCACTGACCTGAGGATGCCGAACCTCGACGGAGTCGGCGCGACCGAGCGGGTGGTCGCCGCTGCACCGGCAACGGCCGTCATCCTGCTCACCACGTACGACGACGAGGAGTCCATCCTCCGAGGGCTGCACGCGGGCGCCCGCGGCTACCTCACGAAGAATGCGGGCAGAGCGGAGATCGCCGCCGCGATCTCCGCCGCGGCGGCGGGGCAATCCGTGCTGGATCCCGCGGTGCAACAGCGACTGCTGGCCTCGATCACCGCGACACCGGCGCCCGCCCAGGCTGCGGGCACACCTCCGGTCGACCTCACACCGCGCGAGACCGAAGTACTGCAGCTGATCGCCGAAGGGCTGGCCAACCGCGACATCGCCGCTCGCCTGTTCGTCAGCGAGTCCACCGTCAAGACCCACATCAACAATCTCTTCGCCAAGGCCCATCTGCGAGACCGCGCGCACGCGGTGCGATACGCCTTCGACACGGGCATCGCCGCATCACGTCAGGGCGATTGA
- a CDS encoding sensor histidine kinase: MFDGDRMRFGFAASVIGLITAVPTLRWGENSPWTYVLFAITSAVIVQRTLPADRLPLQAAVAVEAIGAVASGALFALQPNPGIGMLLYVSAVYFGARFPQRIAIALAVLLGGTVAAGLGLQRSTDFWIGLSVTVAVWAGIVRRTRRERTQALEQLVEQTQRTAASEARSSALAERARIARDLHDVLAHTLSGAGMQLELADALLEAGRPEDARTAVQRARGAIAGGVTEARDAVHALREDIIDLPAALAALADGENETVSADPVDIDDAAGRAVLRVAQEAFTNARRHAPGAAVTASLSAQPDGVRLTVANGPGRTAEATHGSGMGLIGMRERAAEVDGVLHAGPAADGGWTVTLTVPERSPVQ; encoded by the coding sequence GTGTTCGACGGTGACCGCATGCGCTTCGGCTTCGCCGCGTCGGTCATCGGCCTCATCACGGCCGTGCCCACGCTGCGGTGGGGCGAGAATTCGCCGTGGACCTACGTCCTGTTCGCGATCACCAGCGCCGTCATCGTGCAGCGCACCCTTCCCGCCGATCGTCTTCCACTCCAGGCCGCGGTCGCCGTCGAAGCGATCGGCGCCGTCGCGAGCGGCGCGCTGTTCGCCCTGCAGCCGAACCCGGGAATCGGGATGCTCCTGTACGTCTCGGCGGTGTACTTCGGGGCACGTTTCCCACAGCGGATCGCGATTGCGCTGGCGGTACTGCTCGGCGGCACCGTCGCGGCCGGACTGGGCCTGCAACGCTCCACGGATTTCTGGATCGGTCTGAGCGTCACCGTCGCGGTGTGGGCGGGCATCGTGCGGCGCACACGACGCGAACGGACCCAGGCACTGGAACAGCTCGTCGAGCAGACGCAGCGCACCGCCGCGTCGGAGGCCCGCAGCAGCGCGCTCGCCGAACGTGCGCGGATCGCCCGCGACCTGCACGATGTGCTGGCGCACACGCTCTCCGGCGCGGGAATGCAGCTCGAACTCGCGGACGCCCTATTGGAGGCAGGCCGGCCGGAGGACGCGCGGACCGCGGTGCAGCGGGCCCGGGGCGCCATCGCCGGCGGGGTCACCGAGGCCCGCGACGCCGTGCACGCCCTCCGCGAGGACATCATCGATCTCCCCGCGGCGCTCGCCGCCCTCGCCGACGGGGAGAACGAGACGGTCAGTGCCGATCCGGTCGACATCGACGACGCGGCCGGGCGCGCCGTCCTGCGCGTCGCGCAAGAGGCCTTCACCAATGCCCGCCGCCATGCGCCGGGTGCCGCCGTCACCGCTTCGCTGTCCGCGCAGCCGGACGGTGTGCGTCTGACCGTCGCCAACGGTCCCGGCCGGACCGCCGAAGCCACCCACGGATCGGGCATGGGATTGATCGGTATGCGCGAGCGCGCCGCGGAAGTCGACGGCGTGCTGCACGCCGGACCCGCGGCCGACGGCGGATGGACGGTGACGCTCACCGTCCCAGAAAGGAGCCCGGTGCAATGA
- the ilvA gene encoding threonine ammonia-lyase IlvA: MSTSSMSSAAADLTERAIIEARARLAGVVTESPLQQADRLSALTGAKVYLKREDLQVVRSYKIRGAYNLMAQLSEAEKAAGVVAASAGNHAQGVAFACRAMEVHGRIYVPTTTPKQKRDRIRAHGGRFVELIATGETYDAAAAAAQADVVETGATWVHAFDDVRTTAGQGTIGVELVEQLGGVPDVVVVPVGGGGCFAGVTRYLRSQSPEIAIVGAEPAGAASLARSLDAGEVVELATIDPFVDGAAVRRIGGIGFDVAREQGAHVWPGHDVRDVAPGAMGIVEVDEGAVCTAMLDLYQNEGVIAEPAGALSVAALAQLRFEPGATVVCLLSGGNNDVSRYNEVIERSLVHQGLKHYFLVAFPQEPGALRRFLDEVLGPDDDVTLFEYVKRNNRDTGEALVGVELGRAGDLDALLARMDRSRLHCERLEPGSPAYRYLT, translated from the coding sequence ATGTCTACCTCATCGATGTCCAGCGCCGCCGCCGACCTGACGGAGCGCGCGATCATCGAGGCGCGTGCGCGTCTGGCCGGGGTAGTCACCGAGAGCCCGCTGCAGCAGGCGGACCGGCTGTCGGCGCTCACCGGCGCGAAGGTGTACCTCAAGCGTGAGGACCTGCAGGTGGTGCGCTCCTACAAGATCCGCGGCGCCTACAACCTGATGGCGCAGCTCAGCGAGGCGGAGAAGGCCGCGGGTGTGGTGGCCGCGTCGGCGGGCAATCATGCCCAGGGGGTTGCGTTCGCGTGCCGTGCGATGGAGGTGCACGGCCGGATCTATGTGCCCACCACCACGCCGAAGCAGAAGCGCGACCGGATCCGGGCGCACGGGGGCCGGTTCGTCGAGCTCATCGCCACCGGCGAGACCTACGACGCCGCCGCCGCGGCCGCGCAAGCCGATGTGGTCGAGACCGGGGCCACCTGGGTGCACGCGTTCGACGACGTGCGCACCACCGCAGGGCAGGGCACGATCGGTGTGGAACTGGTCGAGCAGCTCGGCGGTGTCCCCGATGTGGTGGTTGTCCCGGTGGGTGGGGGCGGTTGCTTCGCCGGTGTCACCCGGTACCTGCGCTCGCAGTCGCCGGAGATCGCGATCGTCGGTGCCGAACCGGCCGGTGCCGCGTCGTTGGCACGGTCGCTCGATGCGGGCGAGGTGGTCGAGCTCGCCACCATCGATCCGTTCGTCGACGGAGCCGCCGTCCGCCGGATCGGTGGCATCGGCTTCGACGTGGCCCGGGAGCAGGGTGCGCACGTGTGGCCCGGACACGACGTCCGCGATGTCGCGCCCGGCGCGATGGGCATCGTCGAGGTCGATGAGGGCGCCGTCTGCACAGCGATGCTCGACCTGTATCAGAACGAGGGCGTGATCGCCGAGCCCGCCGGTGCGCTGTCGGTGGCTGCGCTGGCACAGCTGCGGTTCGAGCCCGGCGCCACCGTGGTGTGTCTGCTCTCGGGTGGCAACAACGACGTGTCTCGGTACAACGAGGTGATCGAGCGGTCGCTGGTGCATCAGGGGCTCAAGCACTATTTCTTGGTCGCCTTCCCCCAAGAGCCCGGCGCGCTGCGCAGGTTCCTCGACGAGGTTCTGGGTCCGGATGATGATGTGACGCTGTTCGAGTACGTCAAGCGCAACAACCGGGACACCGGCGAAGCGCTTGTCGGTGTCGAGCTCGGACGGGCCGGAGACCTGGACGCTTTGCTCGCCCGGATGGACCGGTCTCGACTGCACTGCGAACGCCTGGAACCGGGCTCTCCGGCGTACCGCTACCTGACCTGA
- a CDS encoding PPOX class F420-dependent oxidoreductase produces MAAADHLEPDVIAFLSEGTRTAHLSYLGRDGRPLSTPVWFVVDDGALVFATGAQTAKGKLIARDPRVAVSVDLPEPPYAFAQVQGIADIIDQDPEYLLKICTACGARYMGPERAEEFGRRNAVPGEVIVRIRPTRVLFSGNATA; encoded by the coding sequence ATGGCCGCCGCAGATCATCTCGAACCCGACGTCATCGCCTTCCTCTCCGAGGGAACACGCACCGCGCATCTGAGTTACCTGGGTCGGGACGGGCGGCCGTTGAGTACGCCCGTCTGGTTCGTGGTCGACGACGGTGCGCTCGTCTTCGCGACCGGGGCGCAAACTGCGAAAGGCAAACTGATCGCCCGGGATCCCCGGGTCGCGGTTTCGGTCGACCTGCCGGAACCGCCCTATGCGTTCGCCCAAGTGCAGGGCATTGCCGACATCATCGACCAGGATCCCGAGTACCTGCTGAAGATCTGTACCGCGTGTGGTGCGAGGTACATGGGGCCGGAACGGGCCGAGGAATTCGGCCGCCGGAACGCCGTCCCCGGTGAGGTGATCGTGAGAATCCGCCCCACCCGAGTCCTGTTCAGCGGTAACGCGACCGCCTAG
- a CDS encoding LLM class flavin-dependent oxidoreductase produces MPEDSALRPRLSLLELAPVVDGASFGDALRATIATAQEAERLGYERVWVAEHHSMPGIASSAPAVLIGQIAAATESIRVGSGGVMLPNHQPLVVAEQFGTLEALYPGRIDLGIGRAPGTDQLTAHALRGGKVSESVDDFPQALAHLRAFLRDDFPIDHPYAAITATPGVAADLDMWLLGSSTFSAKLAGMLGLPFAFARHFAPQATLPALAEYRESFRPGDRAEPNAMLTVTVIAADTDQEAQRIAGPAKAAMYRVRTGNPGRLLTYEQAEAAPLSADHEAAIAPSTSAWIVGSQDTVRRELTDLVQRTRPQELMISGMIPGLEERTRSLEIIAKAVAEIG; encoded by the coding sequence GTGCCCGAAGATTCTGCCCTCCGTCCCCGCCTGTCCCTGTTGGAACTCGCTCCCGTCGTCGATGGGGCGTCGTTCGGCGACGCTCTTCGTGCCACCATCGCGACCGCCCAGGAGGCGGAACGACTCGGCTACGAGCGCGTGTGGGTGGCCGAGCACCATTCGATGCCCGGGATCGCCAGCTCTGCGCCGGCCGTGCTCATCGGACAGATCGCGGCGGCCACCGAGTCGATCCGGGTGGGCTCCGGCGGCGTGATGCTGCCCAATCACCAGCCACTGGTCGTCGCCGAACAGTTCGGCACCTTGGAAGCGCTCTACCCCGGGCGGATCGACCTCGGTATCGGGCGCGCCCCCGGAACCGATCAGCTGACCGCGCATGCGCTGCGAGGTGGGAAGGTGAGCGAATCGGTCGATGACTTCCCGCAGGCGCTGGCGCACTTGCGCGCGTTCCTGCGCGACGACTTCCCCATCGATCACCCGTACGCCGCGATCACCGCCACGCCCGGCGTCGCCGCGGACCTCGACATGTGGCTCCTCGGTTCCTCGACGTTCAGCGCGAAACTCGCAGGCATGCTCGGACTGCCGTTCGCTTTCGCGCGGCACTTCGCGCCGCAAGCGACGCTTCCCGCGCTCGCCGAGTACCGCGAGTCGTTCCGTCCGGGCGACCGGGCCGAACCGAACGCAATGCTCACCGTCACCGTCATCGCCGCTGACACCGATCAGGAGGCCCAGCGCATCGCGGGCCCCGCCAAGGCCGCGATGTACCGCGTGCGCACCGGCAATCCCGGGCGACTACTGACCTACGAACAGGCCGAAGCAGCACCGCTGTCCGCCGATCACGAGGCGGCGATCGCGCCGTCGACCTCGGCGTGGATCGTCGGCTCGCAGGACACCGTCCGTCGCGAGCTCACCGATCTCGTGCAGCGCACCCGCCCACAGGAGCTGATGATCTCCGGCATGATCCCGGGCCTCGAGGAGCGCACCCGCAGCCTGGAGATCATCGCCAAGGCAGTCGCCGAGATCGGCTGA
- a CDS encoding LLM class F420-dependent oxidoreductase: MRIGLGINYAGEFNEVADEVLDLEKAGLDIVFVPEAYSFDAVSALGYLAAKTDKIKLASGILQIYTRTPTLTAMTAAGLDNVSDGRFILGLGASGPQVIEGFHGVPYDAPIGRTREIIEICRKVWRRERLEHRGKYYQMPLTAEDGGTGLGKPLKLINHPVRENIPVLLAALGQKNVALAAEVAEGWQPIFFLPEKAKDVWGDAVAAGKAKRDPALGELDVYAGPALAIGDDVDHLLGFVKPHLALYIGGMGAKGKNFYHTLATSYGYGAEADRIQELYLAGEKTAAAEAVPDELARNVSLIGPKGFVAERIKAFEQAGATVLNVTPIAATKQDRIKQVELLRDLV; this comes from the coding sequence ATGCGCATCGGCCTCGGCATCAATTACGCAGGTGAGTTCAACGAGGTGGCCGACGAGGTCCTCGACCTGGAGAAAGCCGGGCTCGACATCGTCTTCGTCCCCGAGGCCTACTCCTTCGACGCGGTGAGCGCCCTGGGCTATCTGGCGGCGAAGACCGACAAGATCAAGCTGGCTTCCGGCATTCTGCAGATTTACACCCGCACGCCCACGCTCACCGCCATGACGGCCGCCGGCCTGGACAACGTCTCGGACGGCCGTTTCATCCTGGGCCTCGGCGCTTCCGGCCCGCAGGTGATCGAGGGCTTCCATGGCGTGCCCTACGACGCTCCGATCGGCCGCACCCGCGAGATCATCGAGATCTGCCGCAAGGTGTGGCGCCGCGAGCGCCTCGAACACCGCGGCAAGTACTACCAGATGCCGCTCACGGCGGAGGACGGCGGCACCGGCCTGGGCAAACCGCTCAAGTTGATCAATCATCCGGTGCGCGAGAACATCCCGGTGCTGCTCGCCGCGCTCGGCCAGAAGAACGTGGCCCTCGCGGCCGAGGTGGCCGAGGGTTGGCAGCCGATCTTCTTCCTGCCCGAGAAGGCGAAGGACGTATGGGGCGATGCAGTGGCCGCGGGCAAGGCCAAACGCGACCCCGCGCTCGGGGAGCTCGACGTGTACGCCGGACCTGCCCTCGCCATCGGCGACGACGTCGATCACCTGCTGGGTTTCGTCAAACCACACCTCGCCCTCTACATCGGGGGTATGGGCGCCAAGGGCAAGAACTTCTATCACACGCTGGCCACCAGCTACGGCTACGGCGCCGAGGCGGACCGGATCCAAGAGCTGTACCTCGCGGGCGAGAAGACGGCGGCGGCCGAAGCGGTGCCCGATGAATTGGCCCGCAACGTCTCCCTCATCGGACCGAAGGGCTTCGTGGCGGAGCGGATCAAGGCTTTCGAACAGGCCGGAGCCACCGTCCTCAACGTGACGCCGATCGCCGCCACCAAACAGGATCGCATCAAGCAGGTCGAACTCCTGCGCGACCTCGTCTGA
- a CDS encoding adenosylmethionine--8-amino-7-oxononanoate transaminase, whose product MTPEEILALDAQTLWHPYSPVGDSGARVVTSAQGVRLTLGDGSAVIDGMSSWWAAIHGYRHPVLDGAAKAQIDSMSHVMFGGLTHASAARLGELLVEITPAGLDRVFLADSGSVSIEVAVKTALQYWRARGVAGRNRLLTWRGGYHGDTFTPMSVCDPEGGMHTLWTDVLASQVFAPAPPAEYDEAYVAELDRLVGEHAHELAAVIVEPVVQGAGGMRFHPPAYVAALREITRRHGVLLILDEIATGFGRTGTLFASDAAGITPDILCVGKALTGGYVSLAAMLCTDEVALAISESDQGALMHGPTFMANPLACAIAVASTELLLSRDWRSEVAGIQAGLDAGLAPLRSIAGVVDVRVLGAIGVVQLDRPVDLAPATDAAVAAGVWLRPFRDLIYTMPPFISSAAEVHAITRGVTAAVHAALQ is encoded by the coding sequence ATGACGCCCGAAGAGATTCTCGCCCTCGACGCGCAGACCCTGTGGCATCCCTACAGTCCGGTGGGTGACTCCGGGGCGCGGGTGGTGACCTCGGCGCAGGGGGTACGGCTCACGCTGGGCGACGGTAGCGCGGTCATCGACGGTATGAGTTCCTGGTGGGCGGCGATCCACGGTTACCGGCACCCCGTGCTCGACGGCGCCGCGAAGGCCCAGATCGACTCCATGTCGCACGTGATGTTCGGCGGTCTCACTCACGCCAGCGCTGCCCGCCTCGGGGAACTGCTCGTCGAGATCACCCCGGCTGGACTCGACCGCGTCTTCCTGGCCGACAGTGGGTCCGTCTCGATCGAGGTCGCGGTGAAGACCGCGTTGCAATACTGGCGGGCCAGGGGAGTGGCCGGCCGCAATCGCCTGCTCACCTGGCGTGGTGGCTATCACGGCGACACTTTCACTCCGATGAGCGTTTGTGATCCGGAGGGGGGCATGCACACACTGTGGACCGATGTGCTCGCCTCGCAGGTCTTCGCTCCGGCGCCGCCCGCCGAATACGACGAGGCCTACGTCGCCGAACTCGACCGGCTCGTGGGCGAGCACGCCCACGAGCTGGCGGCGGTGATCGTCGAACCCGTCGTCCAGGGCGCCGGGGGGATGCGTTTCCATCCGCCCGCTTACGTCGCCGCGCTGCGTGAGATCACCCGTCGGCACGGCGTCCTGCTCATCCTCGACGAGATCGCGACCGGGTTCGGCCGGACGGGCACGCTGTTCGCTTCGGATGCCGCCGGGATCACCCCCGATATCCTGTGCGTTGGCAAAGCCCTGACCGGCGGGTACGTGAGTTTGGCGGCGATGCTGTGCACCGATGAGGTGGCGCTCGCGATCTCGGAATCCGACCAGGGCGCACTCATGCACGGACCGACCTTCATGGCGAACCCGCTGGCCTGCGCGATCGCTGTGGCCAGTACCGAGCTGCTGCTCTCGCGGGACTGGAGATCCGAAGTGGCCGGGATCCAAGCTGGGCTCGACGCCGGCCTCGCACCGTTGCGCAGTATCGCCGGCGTGGTGGACGTGCGGGTTCTCGGTGCCATCGGTGTGGTCCAGCTCGATCGCCCCGTCGACCTCGCGCCGGCGACCGACGCCGCGGTCGCCGCCGGCGTGTGGTTGCGGCCCTTCCGGGACTTGATCTACACGATGCCACCGTTCATCAGCTCGGCGGCTGAAGTCCACGCGATCACCCGGGGCGTCACGGCGGCGGTGCACGCGGCGCTACAGTGA